A single Drosophila ananassae strain 14024-0371.13 chromosome 3L, ASM1763931v2, whole genome shotgun sequence DNA region contains:
- the LOC6493977 gene encoding probable salivary secreted peptide, producing the protein MKFWIVLSVVSLAAFVKAEGRGPSHSVTWGARAFRDMHVRREIITEKSKFLRVVTRDFVFTQNPKLARTITQIVITDQVREGLGGYAYLTGGGPQSDFVKIHFKSQRNKGFSFIVDIYAI; encoded by the exons ATGAAATTCTGGATAGTGTTGTCAGTGGTATCACTAGCCGCCTTCGTAAAGGCAGAAGGGAGAGGCCCTAGCCATAGTGTCACCTGGGGAGCCCGAGCCTTCCGGGACATGCACGTACGACGCGAGATTATCACCGAGAAGTCCAAGTTCTTGCGAGTGGTTACCAGGGATTTTGTCTTTACCCAAAAC ccaaAACTAGCTAGAACAATCACACAAATAGTGATTACTGACCAGGTGAGGGAGGGCCTGGGCGGCTATGCCTATTTGACGGGAGGTGGGCCCCAAAGCGATTTCGTCAAGATCCATTTCAAGAGTCAACGCAACAAAGGATTCAGCTTCATTGTGGATATTTACGCCATTTAA